DNA from Sulfurimonas xiamenensis:
AAAAGAGCAGACTATATCCTTTACTACAAACCAAATATTCCTATAGCTATCATCGAAGCAAAAGATAACAAACACAGCATTGGTGACGGTATGCAGCAAGGTCTAAGTTATGCAGAGATTTTAGATATACCTTTTGTGTACAGTACAAACGGTGACGGCTTTTTAGAACATGACCCAACCTTGACTCATGGTGTACTTGAAAAAGAGATAACACTAGATAGTTTTCCATCTCCAGACGAACTTTGGCAAAGATATAAAAAGTACAGAGGTATTGAGGAAGACGAGGCAGAAAAGGTAGCCCTTTCCCCTTACTACATCGACGATCCAAAAAGAGAGCCAAGGTATTATCAAAAAAATGCCATCAACAGAACTATAGAAGCCATTGCCAAAGGTCAAAAAAGAATCTTACTTGTCATGGCAACAGGTACCGGTAAAACCTACACCGCATTTCAGATCATCTACAGACTTTACAAGTCAAGAAAAGCCAAAAGAATACTCTTTCTAGCAGATAGAAACATACTTGTAGATCAAACAAAAATAGGTGACTTCAAACACTTTGGCGACAAGATGACCAAAGTTACAAACAGAACGATTGATAAATCTTTTGAGATCTATCTTTCCCTTTATCAAGCTATTACAGGCAATAGTGAAGAGAAAAAGATATTTAAAGAGTTTAGCCGTGACTTTTTTGACCTTATCGTCATAGATGAAGCACACCGTGGAAGTGCAGCAGAAGACAGCCAATGGAGAGAGATACTAGAGTATTTTGATAGTGCAGTGCAGATCGGTCTTACGGCAACGCCAAAAGAGACAAAATATGTAAGTAACATCTCATACTTTGGCGAACCAGTTTATACCTACTCTCTCAAGCAAGGGATTGATGACGGTTTCTTGGCTCCATACAAAGTGATCCGATTATCGTTAGACAAAGATGTTGAAGGGTGGCGACCATACAACGGACAAACCGATGATAAAGGTGAAGAGATCGAGGACAGAGAATACAACACAAAAGACTTCGATAAAAACCTTATCCTCACTCAAAGAACAAACCTTGTAGCTAAAAAAGTTACTGAATACCTAAACGAAAACGACCCTTACATGAAAACTATCATCTTCTGTGTAGATATAGACCATGCAGAGCGAATGCGACAAGCTCTTGTAAATGCCAACCCTGCTATGGCAAAAGAGAGTAGAAAGTATGTTATGCGAATTACTGGAGACAATGATGAGGGGAAAAAAGAGCTAGATAACTTCATAGATCCAGAATCAACTTACCCAGTTATTGCAACTACTTCAAAGCTTATGACAACGGGTGTGGATGCACAAACAACAGGACTCATTGTACTTGACAGTAATATCGGTTCAATGACGGAGTTTAAACAGATCATAGGTCGTGGTACTCGAATAAACGAGACTTACGGGAAACTCTATTTTACGATAATGGATTTTAGAAATGTGACAAGACTTTTTGCCGATCCAGACTTTGACGGTGATCCAGTGCAAATCTATGAGCCAAAAGATGATGACCCTATTACTCCTCCAGAAGATGAAATGCCAGAAGAGTTTAGTGACACTGTAAATGAGCCAAGTGAGCCTTATGGTGAAACTCCAGATGTATCGATTTCAGACGATCAAGACGGTACAAAACCTACTCGCCATATAGTAAGCGGTGTGAAAGTAAAAGTTTTAAACAAAAGAGTGCAGTACATCGGAGCAGACGGCAAGCTCATCACAGAATCACTTGTAGATTACAGCCGTAAAAACATCAAAAAAGCCTATGCGAGCTTGGATGAATTTTTGCAAGAATGGAGCACAGCAGAGCAAAAAGAAGCGATCATCAAAGCCCTAAGTGATCAAGGTGTATTTTTCGATGAGCTTGAGAGTGAGGTTGGAAAAGAGGGGTTGGATCCGTTTGACCTTATATGTCATATAGCATTTGACAGACCAGCACTCACAAGAGCCGAGCGTGCAGGTAAACTAAAGAAAAACAACTATTTTGAGAAATACACAGGAATCGCAAAAAAAGTTATAAACGCACTCTTAGATAAATATACCGAATCTGGTATAGAAAGTATAGAAGATATATCAGTTTTAAAAGTGCCTCCGTTTAACGAATACGGCACGATGAAAGAACTTACAAAACTTTTTGGCGGCGGCAGAGCTGGGTATCAGTCACTTATCAAAGAGATAGAACAACA
Protein-coding regions in this window:
- the hsdR gene encoding EcoAI/FtnUII family type I restriction enzme subunit R gives rise to the protein MSKKNLTERDICTKYITPALIESGWNLHSQFREEVTFFTNGRIYVHGKMVRRGEQKRADYILYYKPNIPIAIIEAKDNKHSIGDGMQQGLSYAEILDIPFVYSTNGDGFLEHDPTLTHGVLEKEITLDSFPSPDELWQRYKKYRGIEEDEAEKVALSPYYIDDPKREPRYYQKNAINRTIEAIAKGQKRILLVMATGTGKTYTAFQIIYRLYKSRKAKRILFLADRNILVDQTKIGDFKHFGDKMTKVTNRTIDKSFEIYLSLYQAITGNSEEKKIFKEFSRDFFDLIVIDEAHRGSAAEDSQWREILEYFDSAVQIGLTATPKETKYVSNISYFGEPVYTYSLKQGIDDGFLAPYKVIRLSLDKDVEGWRPYNGQTDDKGEEIEDREYNTKDFDKNLILTQRTNLVAKKVTEYLNENDPYMKTIIFCVDIDHAERMRQALVNANPAMAKESRKYVMRITGDNDEGKKELDNFIDPESTYPVIATTSKLMTTGVDAQTTGLIVLDSNIGSMTEFKQIIGRGTRINETYGKLYFTIMDFRNVTRLFADPDFDGDPVQIYEPKDDDPITPPEDEMPEEFSDTVNEPSEPYGETPDVSISDDQDGTKPTRHIVSGVKVKVLNKRVQYIGADGKLITESLVDYSRKNIKKAYASLDEFLQEWSTAEQKEAIIKALSDQGVFFDELESEVGKEGLDPFDLICHIAFDRPALTRAERAGKLKKNNYFEKYTGIAKKVINALLDKYTESGIESIEDISVLKVPPFNEYGTMKELTKLFGGGRAGYQSLIKEIEQHLYAS